The Oxalobacteraceae bacterium OTU3CINTB1 genome includes a window with the following:
- a CDS encoding glycoside hydrolase family 3 C-terminal domain-containing protein — protein sequence MKTRHNHILRRAVLASMLALGAHAIAAASASTPLTDWPRITSAVKQDKAMEARIAGIVAGMTLAQKVGQMTQPEIKFITPEQVREFYIGSVLNGGGSWPQGNKYATAADWVKLADAYYDASMGTDMKVKVPVIWGIDAMHGNSNMYGATLFPHNIGLGAARDKQLIEQMAHSVARAVRATGIDWVFAPTLAVVRDDRWGRTYESFSEDPAIVKDYAGAYVKGLQGDLKGDGTVVATAKHFVGDGGTAEGKDRGVNQATKADMLNIHALGYYPALEAGVQTVMASFNSWNDLEGGIDQGKMHGSKALLTDALKTKMGFDGLIVSDWNGIAEVPGCAEDSCAQSINAGVDMMMVPERWKTFIANTIAQVEKGEIPMARIDDAVTRILRVKLRAGLFDGKKPSQNRYAGKQEALQDRALARQAVRESLVLLKNNGGVLPLARGKKILVVGKSADSMANQSGGWSLTWQGTDNKNSDYPIGDTILAGIRDAAGKDNVTFSENATGVDVGKFDAVIAVIGETPYAEGDGDIGPSDTLRLSGRHPEDLAVLKAVAGKGKPVVTVLVAGRPLYANDILNLSDSFVSAWLPGTEGKGVSDVLFRKADGKVNVDFRGKLSFSWPKSACQSPLNVGDAGYDPLFKFGYGLTYSSPAGQATVPMLDASYSPGGCGKSMAMPVYSPADRATYALYVESGGKKTALGADLNAVFNLPTVKVETAQVNTQQDAKRLTWSGPAKLSAQSGKAMPIPAIAGTDGALQFDTIVTGAPQGKAGIWMENVELDASAVFQRMAGKGKQTVKIPLSCFSAKGLKPDALSTPFAISADGPFAASFANIQIVGGAARDKDASACGDFK from the coding sequence ATGAAAACACGCCATAACCACATCCTGCGCCGCGCCGTCCTGGCCTCCATGCTGGCGCTGGGCGCCCACGCCATCGCCGCCGCTTCCGCTTCGACCCCGCTCACCGACTGGCCTCGCATCACCAGCGCCGTCAAGCAGGACAAAGCGATGGAAGCGCGCATCGCCGGCATCGTCGCCGGCATGACCCTGGCGCAAAAAGTCGGCCAGATGACGCAGCCCGAAATCAAGTTCATCACGCCCGAGCAGGTGCGCGAGTTCTACATCGGTTCCGTCCTCAATGGCGGCGGCAGCTGGCCGCAGGGGAACAAGTACGCCACCGCGGCCGACTGGGTCAAGCTGGCGGACGCCTACTACGACGCCTCGATGGGCACAGACATGAAGGTGAAGGTACCGGTCATCTGGGGCATCGACGCCATGCACGGCAACAGCAATATGTACGGCGCCACGCTGTTCCCGCACAATATCGGTCTCGGCGCCGCGCGCGACAAACAGCTGATCGAGCAGATGGCGCACTCGGTCGCCAGGGCGGTGCGCGCCACCGGTATCGACTGGGTGTTCGCGCCGACGCTGGCGGTGGTGCGCGACGATCGCTGGGGGCGCACCTACGAGAGCTTTTCTGAGGATCCCGCCATCGTCAAGGATTACGCCGGCGCCTACGTCAAGGGCCTGCAGGGCGACTTGAAAGGCGACGGCACCGTGGTCGCCACCGCCAAGCACTTCGTCGGCGACGGCGGCACGGCCGAGGGCAAGGATCGCGGCGTCAACCAGGCCACCAAGGCCGACATGCTCAACATCCACGCGCTGGGCTACTACCCGGCGCTGGAGGCGGGCGTGCAAACGGTCATGGCCTCCTTCAACAGCTGGAACGACCTCGAAGGCGGAATCGATCAGGGCAAGATGCACGGCAGTAAAGCGCTTCTGACCGACGCGCTGAAAACCAAAATGGGCTTCGATGGCCTGATCGTCAGCGACTGGAACGGCATCGCCGAGGTGCCCGGCTGCGCCGAGGATAGCTGCGCGCAATCGATCAATGCCGGTGTCGACATGATGATGGTGCCGGAACGCTGGAAAACCTTCATCGCCAACACCATCGCCCAGGTGGAGAAGGGCGAGATCCCGATGGCGCGTATCGACGACGCGGTCACCCGCATCCTGCGCGTGAAGCTGCGCGCCGGCCTGTTCGACGGCAAAAAGCCCTCGCAGAACCGCTACGCGGGCAAACAGGAAGCGTTGCAGGACCGCGCGCTGGCGCGCCAGGCGGTGCGCGAATCGCTGGTGCTGTTGAAGAATAATGGCGGCGTGCTGCCGCTGGCGCGCGGCAAAAAGATCCTCGTGGTGGGCAAGAGCGCCGACAGCATGGCCAACCAGTCGGGCGGCTGGTCGCTGACCTGGCAGGGCACCGACAACAAGAATAGCGACTATCCGATCGGCGACACCATCCTGGCCGGTATTCGCGACGCCGCCGGCAAGGACAATGTCACCTTCAGCGAAAACGCCACCGGTGTCGATGTCGGCAAGTTCGACGCGGTCATCGCCGTCATCGGCGAAACCCCTTACGCAGAGGGCGATGGCGACATCGGTCCATCGGACACGTTGCGCCTGTCCGGTCGCCATCCGGAGGACCTGGCGGTGCTGAAGGCGGTGGCCGGCAAAGGCAAGCCGGTGGTGACGGTGCTGGTGGCCGGCCGGCCGCTGTACGCCAACGACATCCTGAATCTGTCGGACAGCTTCGTCTCCGCCTGGCTGCCGGGCACCGAGGGCAAGGGCGTGTCCGATGTCCTGTTCCGCAAGGCGGACGGCAAGGTCAATGTGGACTTCCGTGGCAAGCTGTCGTTCTCGTGGCCCAAGTCGGCTTGCCAGTCGCCGCTCAATGTCGGCGATGCCGGCTACGATCCGTTGTTCAAGTTCGGCTATGGTCTGACCTATTCCTCCCCGGCCGGCCAGGCGACTGTGCCGATGCTGGACGCAAGCTACTCGCCGGGCGGCTGCGGCAAGAGCATGGCCATGCCGGTGTATAGCCCTGCGGACCGCGCCACCTATGCACTCTACGTGGAAAGCGGCGGCAAGAAGACCGCGCTCGGCGCGGACCTGAACGCGGTGTTCAATCTGCCCACGGTGAAGGTCGAGACGGCGCAGGTGAACACCCAACAGGATGCAAAAAGGCTAACTTGGTCCGGTCCTGCTAAACTGTCGGCGCAATCCGGCAAGGCCATGCCGATTCCCGCGATCGCCGGCACCGACGGCGCGCTGCAATTCGATACCATCGTCACCGGCGCCCCACAAGGGAAGGCCGGCATCTGGATGGAAAACGTGGAACTCGACGCCAGCGCCGTGTTCCAGCGCATGGCCGGCAAGGGCAAACAGACGGTGAAGATACCGCTGTCGTGCTTCAGCGCCAAAGGACTGAAACCCGACGCGTTGTCCACGCCGTTCGCCATATCGGCCGATGGACCGTTCGCGGCCAGCTTCGCCAACATTCAGATCGTCGGCGGCGCGGCCAGGGACAAGGACGCGTCGGCGTGCGGCGATTTTAAGTAA
- a CDS encoding GH1 family beta-glucosidase: protein MTSTDLTKAISRSDFEGDFLWGVSTSAYQIEGAADAGGRVPSIWDTFSATPGKVRDGSTGAVACDHYHRWEEDLDLARSMGLNSYRFSIAWTRIFNGVDDQPNAEGLAFYSRLVDGMLARGLQPWCTLYHWDLPQYLQDQGGWAQRATIDAYLRYVDVMTRHLGDRVKHWITHNEPWCTAMHGNWDGMHAPGNKSLPLALQVCHNVLVSHGLAVPIIRANVRDARVGIALSLHPIKPASDSVADREAVVRHDVLRNRWFLDPLYGRGYPELALALVGEDAPVVLRGDMEAIAVPCDFLGVNYYFPEVVADAPDQYPLRTAIVHPRDRQRTDFGWEVSPQGLVDLMARVAREYPTGDLYVTENGSSYDDHVDADGAVNDTARRDYLIRHLAAVRDAIGAGAHIKGYFAWSLLDNFEWSEGYLRRFGLTYIDYPTQRRTVKQSGHWYSAFVRGQNEQ from the coding sequence ATGACTTCCACCGACTTGACCAAGGCGATAAGCCGCTCCGATTTCGAGGGCGATTTCCTGTGGGGCGTGTCGACGTCCGCCTACCAGATCGAAGGCGCGGCCGATGCCGGCGGCCGCGTGCCGTCGATCTGGGACACCTTCAGCGCGACGCCGGGCAAGGTGCGCGACGGCAGTACCGGCGCGGTCGCCTGCGATCACTATCACCGCTGGGAGGAGGACCTGGACCTGGCGCGGTCGATGGGGCTGAACTCGTACCGTTTTTCGATCGCGTGGACGCGCATCTTCAACGGCGTGGACGACCAGCCGAATGCCGAAGGGCTGGCGTTTTATTCGCGCCTTGTCGACGGCATGCTGGCGCGCGGCCTGCAGCCGTGGTGCACGCTGTACCACTGGGACCTGCCGCAGTATCTGCAGGATCAGGGAGGCTGGGCGCAACGCGCCACCATCGACGCCTATCTGCGATATGTCGATGTGATGACCAGGCACCTGGGCGACCGCGTCAAGCATTGGATCACCCACAACGAGCCGTGGTGCACTGCCATGCATGGCAACTGGGATGGCATGCACGCCCCTGGTAACAAAAGCTTGCCGCTGGCGCTACAGGTCTGCCACAACGTACTGGTGTCGCACGGTCTGGCCGTCCCGATCATCCGCGCCAATGTGCGGGATGCCAGGGTGGGTATCGCATTGAGCCTGCATCCGATCAAGCCTGCCTCCGACAGCGTTGCCGACCGGGAGGCGGTGGTGCGCCACGACGTGCTGCGCAACCGCTGGTTCCTCGATCCGTTGTATGGCCGGGGTTACCCCGAGCTGGCGTTGGCGCTGGTGGGCGAGGACGCGCCGGTCGTGCTGCGCGGCGATATGGAGGCCATCGCCGTCCCATGCGATTTCCTCGGCGTGAATTACTATTTCCCGGAAGTGGTCGCCGACGCGCCCGACCAGTACCCGCTGCGCACCGCAATCGTCCATCCGCGGGACCGCCAGCGCACCGACTTCGGTTGGGAGGTGTCGCCCCAAGGGCTGGTCGATTTGATGGCGCGCGTGGCGCGCGAGTACCCGACCGGTGATTTGTACGTAACCGAAAACGGCTCCAGCTACGACGATCATGTGGACGCCGATGGCGCCGTCAACGATACCGCCCGGCGCGATTACCTGATCCGCCATCTGGCGGCGGTGCGCGACGCGATCGGCGCCGGTGCCCATATCAAAGGCTATTTCGCCTGGAGCTTGCTGGATAACTTCGAGTGGTCGGAGGGTTATCTGCGCCGCTTCGGCCTGACCTATATCGACTACCCGACGCAGCGCCGCACCGTCAAGCAAAGCGGCCATTGGTACAGCGCCTTCGTGCGCGGCCAGAACGAACAATAA
- a CDS encoding ABC transporter ATP-binding protein/permease yields MTTQQLSNVSSLGELPERWRSEIQAQLSKEENVVSALEVDLDQQLRFAKGVIVVTATRLLARAPGQEQWQSWPFSHDLTLKHHDHAGVGHLELIGRGGRLAAWRFTLGQNLNAIRLVEAFSAHLDSHATGVPVIVEEKSICPSCKAPLEPDQEECPVCTKVIYTPPSTWTLFRLWRFARPYKFQLALGFSLMLLSTGAHMIPPYLTIPLMDNVLIPYQNGKPVDTSMVALYMSGLVASAVMAWILGWAKTYVLALVSERIGADLRTETYDHLLRLSLEYFGGKRTGDLMSRIGSESDRICVFLSLHLLDFASDCLMIIMTGVILFSIDPWLAIFTLLPLPFIAWLIHVVRDRLRMGFEKIDRVWGEVTNVLADTIPGIRVVKAFAQESREAARFRTANQHNLAVNDKLNKIWSLFSPTVSFLTELGLLVIWVFGIYQVSKGNITVGVLSAFIAYSSRFYGRLDSMSRIVSVTQKSASAAKRIFDILDHVSSVPEPTNPVKLAKVDGNITLREVGFRYGNRAVNRGISLDIKAGEMVGLVGHSGSGKSTLVNLICRFYDVSEGAIMLDGVDIRSFAVSDYRRNIGLVLQEPFLFFGTIAENLAYGKPDATREEIIAAARAAHAHEFILRLPQGYDSMVGERGQGLSGGERQRISIARALLIDPKILILDEATSSVDSETEKEIQRALENLVKGRTTIAIAHRLSTLQKADRLVVLDRGVVVEEGSHDVLMAREGAYYRLYQAQARNVDTDMDDSGRKE; encoded by the coding sequence ATGACAACCCAACAACTTTCCAACGTATCCAGCCTCGGCGAGCTTCCTGAACGCTGGCGTTCCGAGATACAGGCACAGCTTTCCAAAGAGGAAAACGTTGTAAGTGCCCTGGAGGTTGACCTGGATCAGCAACTTCGTTTCGCCAAGGGCGTCATCGTCGTCACCGCCACGCGCCTGCTGGCGCGCGCGCCGGGGCAGGAACAGTGGCAATCGTGGCCGTTTTCGCACGACCTGACCCTGAAACACCACGACCACGCCGGCGTCGGCCACCTGGAGCTGATCGGCCGGGGCGGCCGTCTTGCGGCGTGGCGCTTCACCTTGGGCCAGAACCTCAACGCGATCCGCCTGGTGGAAGCGTTCTCCGCGCATCTTGATAGCCACGCCACCGGCGTGCCGGTCATCGTCGAAGAAAAAAGCATCTGCCCGAGCTGCAAGGCGCCGCTGGAACCGGACCAGGAGGAGTGCCCGGTCTGCACCAAGGTGATCTACACGCCGCCGTCCACGTGGACCCTGTTCCGCCTGTGGCGCTTCGCCAGGCCGTACAAATTCCAGCTCGCGCTGGGATTCTCGCTGATGTTGCTCAGCACCGGCGCACACATGATCCCGCCCTACCTGACCATCCCGTTGATGGACAATGTGCTGATCCCGTACCAGAACGGCAAACCGGTCGACACCTCGATGGTGGCGCTGTACATGTCCGGCCTGGTCGCCTCGGCGGTGATGGCGTGGATACTGGGCTGGGCCAAGACGTACGTGCTGGCGCTGGTATCGGAGCGCATCGGCGCCGACCTGCGCACCGAAACCTACGACCACCTCCTGCGCCTGTCGCTGGAATACTTCGGCGGCAAGCGCACGGGCGACCTGATGTCGCGCATCGGCAGCGAGAGCGACAGGATCTGCGTGTTCCTGTCGCTGCACCTGCTCGACTTCGCGTCCGACTGCCTGATGATCATCATGACCGGCGTGATCCTGTTTTCGATCGACCCGTGGCTGGCGATCTTCACCCTGCTGCCGCTGCCATTCATCGCCTGGTTGATCCACGTGGTGCGCGACCGCCTGCGCATGGGCTTTGAAAAGATCGACCGCGTGTGGGGCGAAGTGACCAACGTGCTGGCCGATACCATCCCGGGCATCCGCGTGGTCAAGGCGTTTGCGCAGGAGTCGCGCGAGGCGGCGCGCTTCCGCACCGCCAACCAGCACAACCTGGCCGTCAACGACAAACTCAATAAAATCTGGTCGCTGTTCTCGCCGACGGTGTCGTTCCTGACCGAACTCGGTCTGCTGGTGATCTGGGTGTTCGGCATTTACCAGGTCTCGAAGGGGAATATCACGGTCGGTGTGCTGTCGGCGTTCATCGCCTACTCCAGCCGCTTCTACGGACGTCTGGACTCGATGAGCCGCATCGTCTCGGTCACGCAGAAATCGGCGTCGGCCGCCAAGCGCATCTTCGACATCCTCGATCACGTCTCGTCGGTGCCCGAGCCAACCAACCCGGTCAAGCTGGCCAAGGTCGACGGCAACATCACCCTGCGCGAAGTCGGCTTCCGCTACGGTAACCGCGCCGTCAACCGCGGCATCAGCCTCGATATCAAGGCCGGCGAAATGGTCGGCCTGGTCGGCCACTCGGGCTCCGGCAAATCGACCCTGGTCAATCTGATCTGCCGCTTCTACGACGTCTCGGAAGGCGCCATCATGCTCGACGGCGTCGACATCCGCTCGTTCGCCGTGTCGGATTACCGCCGCAACATCGGCCTGGTGCTGCAGGAGCCGTTCCTGTTCTTCGGCACCATCGCCGAGAATCTGGCCTACGGCAAACCGGATGCGACGCGCGAAGAAATCATCGCCGCCGCCCGCGCCGCGCACGCGCACGAATTCATCCTGCGCCTGCCGCAGGGTTACGACTCGATGGTCGGTGAACGCGGCCAGGGCCTGTCCGGCGGCGAGCGCCAACGCATCTCGATCGCCCGCGCGCTGCTGATCGATCCGAAGATCCTGATCCTCGACGAAGCCACGTCCTCGGTCGACTCCGAGACCGAAAAAGAAATCCAGCGCGCGCTGGAAAACCTGGTGAAAGGCCGCACCACGATCGCCATCGCCCACCGCCTGTCGACCCTGCAAAAGGCCGACCGCCTGGTGGTGCTGGACCGCGGCGTGGTGGTGGAAGAAGGCTCGCACGACGTGCTGATGGCGCGCGAAGGCGCCTACTACCGCCTGTATCAGGCGCAGGCGCGCAATGTCGACACCGACATGGACGACAGCGGCCGCAAGGAATAA
- a CDS encoding ABC transporter substrate-binding protein, whose amino-acid sequence MAVGLMAPTASFAAPAGPKAEVMHWWTSSSESAAVRKFADAYRAAGGVWADTAVAGADQAKSVAINRIVGGNPPTAAQFNTTKQFRDLIDQGSLNNVDDIALRDKWDQLMPAPILDVIKVNGHFYAAPVDIHMSTWIWYSKAAFKKAGIVKEPATPDELFAALDKLKAAGVVGLAHGGQPWQENILFQAMLANVGGKALYLSVLRDRSPQAINSEAFKKVLLAFKRLQTYVDPGSPNRNWNDATAMVVSGKAGVQIMGDWAKGEFAAAKQTAGKDFGCIAGLGPNVPYLIQGDAFVFPKTKNPETVKAQKLLATTVLAPAVQLEFNKLKGSLPILSNADTSSMDLCAQAGMAIMKDKSRQVGMIEVHLTPDQNGALQDVLTTYWNTRMPVEKAQKSIAAALAD is encoded by the coding sequence ATGGCGGTTGGTTTGATGGCGCCGACGGCGTCCTTCGCGGCGCCGGCCGGGCCGAAGGCGGAAGTGATGCATTGGTGGACCTCGAGCAGCGAGTCTGCCGCCGTGCGCAAATTCGCCGACGCCTACCGCGCCGCCGGCGGCGTTTGGGCCGATACGGCGGTCGCCGGCGCGGACCAGGCCAAGTCGGTGGCGATCAACCGCATCGTCGGCGGCAATCCGCCGACGGCCGCGCAGTTCAACACCACCAAACAATTCCGCGACCTGATCGACCAGGGTTCGCTCAACAACGTCGACGATATCGCGCTGCGCGATAAATGGGACCAGCTGATGCCGGCGCCTATCCTCGATGTCATCAAGGTCAACGGACACTTCTACGCGGCGCCGGTCGACATCCACATGTCCACCTGGATCTGGTACTCGAAGGCCGCGTTCAAAAAAGCCGGCATCGTCAAGGAGCCGGCCACGCCGGACGAACTGTTTGCCGCACTGGATAAGCTCAAGGCGGCCGGCGTGGTCGGCCTGGCGCACGGCGGCCAGCCGTGGCAGGAGAACATCCTGTTCCAGGCCATGCTGGCCAACGTGGGCGGCAAGGCGCTCTACCTGTCCGTGCTGCGCGACCGCTCGCCGCAGGCGATCAATTCCGAGGCGTTTAAAAAAGTGCTGCTGGCTTTCAAGCGGCTGCAGACCTACGTCGATCCCGGCTCGCCCAACCGTAACTGGAACGACGCCACCGCCATGGTGGTCAGCGGCAAGGCCGGGGTGCAGATCATGGGCGACTGGGCCAAGGGCGAATTCGCCGCCGCCAAACAAACCGCCGGCAAGGACTTCGGCTGCATCGCCGGTCTCGGTCCGAACGTGCCGTACCTGATCCAGGGTGACGCCTTCGTGTTCCCGAAAACGAAGAATCCGGAGACCGTCAAGGCGCAAAAACTGCTGGCGACGACGGTGTTGGCGCCGGCCGTGCAACTGGAATTCAACAAGCTTAAAGGTTCGCTGCCCATCCTCAGCAACGCCGACACCTCGTCGATGGATCTGTGCGCGCAGGCCGGCATGGCCATCATGAAGGACAAATCGCGCCAGGTGGGCATGATCGAAGTGCACCTGACGCCCGACCAGAACGGTGCGCTGCAGGATGTGCTGACGACTTACTGGAACACTCGCATGCCGGTCGAGAAGGCGCAGAAGAGCATCGCGGCGGCGCTGGCGGACTAG
- a CDS encoding DUF1854 domain-containing protein, whose amino-acid sequence MTTTKFELVRNPFGRLVLTTGEGAVHEGVAAVRAFPVQAPEDGIALVSGDGKEVAWIDRIEDLPQEIGDLVREELAGREFMPEISRIVDVSGFATPCTWTVETDRGDTEFVLRGEEDIRRLTVDTLLISDIHGIHYLIRDVRELDKHGKKILDRFL is encoded by the coding sequence ATGACGACGACAAAATTTGAACTGGTACGCAATCCCTTCGGCCGCCTGGTGCTGACCACGGGCGAAGGCGCCGTCCACGAAGGCGTGGCGGCGGTGCGCGCCTTCCCGGTGCAAGCGCCGGAGGACGGCATCGCGCTGGTGAGCGGCGACGGCAAGGAAGTGGCATGGATCGACCGCATCGAAGACCTGCCGCAGGAAATCGGAGACCTAGTGCGGGAGGAGCTGGCGGGCCGTGAATTCATGCCCGAGATCTCGCGCATCGTCGATGTCTCCGGCTTCGCCACGCCGTGCACCTGGACGGTGGAAACGGACCGCGGCGACACCGAATTCGTGCTGCGCGGAGAAGAGGACATCCGCCGCCTGACGGTGGACACGCTGCTGATCTCCGACATCCACGGCATCCACTACCTGATCCGCGACGTGCGCGAGCTCGACAAGCACGGCAAAAAAATCCTCGACCGCTTCCTCTAA
- a CDS encoding sugar MFS transporter: MEPLSKAAGVPASPSQAKGNTGPLIIITILFFMWGLLTALNDVLIPHLKSIYTLTYVQAMLVQFCFFGAYFIVSLPAGALIKRIGYQNGAVAGLTIAAAGCALFYPASTSGYALFLLAFFILAGGITILQVAANPYVTILGDPQTASSRLTLTQAFNSLGTTVAPTLGGMLILAGGVMSTADLAKLPADQVAAYYANQAASVQGPYLALAGALLVLAILFAMARLPKIVDAEQPAAQAADGGGWKQVLQHRHLVLGVIGIFLYVGAEVCVGSFLINYIGEPHIAGLPEHQAAPYVSYFWGGAMLGRFIGFAVMRYVSPGKALAFNSAAAFALLLVAIFGSGHTAMWALLGVGLFNSIMFPTIFSMALNKLGPLTGQGSGLLCMAIVGGALVPFAQGFLADTVNLQISFVVPAACYVFVLYFGLKYAGMYADGGADKPAARAGH; this comes from the coding sequence ATGGAACCATTATCGAAAGCTGCCGGTGTGCCGGCCAGCCCGTCGCAGGCCAAGGGCAACACCGGCCCCCTCATCATCATCACGATCCTGTTCTTCATGTGGGGTCTGTTGACGGCGTTGAACGACGTCCTGATCCCGCACCTGAAGTCGATCTACACGCTGACCTATGTGCAGGCCATGCTGGTTCAATTCTGCTTCTTCGGCGCTTACTTCATCGTTTCGCTGCCCGCCGGCGCGTTGATCAAGCGGATCGGCTACCAGAACGGCGCCGTCGCCGGCCTGACCATCGCCGCCGCCGGCTGCGCGCTGTTCTACCCTGCGTCCACCAGCGGCTACGCGCTGTTCCTGTTGGCGTTCTTCATTCTGGCGGGCGGCATCACCATCCTGCAGGTGGCGGCCAATCCTTACGTGACGATCCTGGGCGACCCGCAGACGGCATCGAGCCGCCTGACCTTGACCCAGGCATTCAATTCGCTGGGCACCACGGTGGCGCCGACCTTGGGCGGCATGCTGATACTGGCCGGTGGCGTGATGAGCACCGCCGATCTGGCCAAGCTGCCCGCCGACCAGGTGGCCGCCTACTACGCCAACCAGGCAGCCAGCGTGCAAGGCCCGTATCTGGCGCTGGCCGGCGCCCTGCTGGTGCTGGCGATCCTGTTTGCGATGGCGCGCCTGCCGAAGATCGTCGACGCCGAACAACCGGCCGCACAGGCGGCGGACGGTGGGGGCTGGAAGCAGGTACTGCAGCATCGCCATCTGGTGCTCGGCGTGATCGGCATCTTCCTGTATGTGGGCGCGGAAGTCTGCGTCGGCAGCTTCCTGATCAACTACATCGGCGAGCCGCACATCGCAGGCCTGCCGGAACACCAGGCGGCGCCTTACGTCAGCTACTTCTGGGGCGGCGCGATGCTGGGCCGCTTCATCGGCTTCGCCGTCATGCGTTACGTCAGCCCGGGCAAGGCCTTGGCCTTCAACTCGGCGGCCGCGTTCGCGCTGCTGCTGGTGGCGATTTTCGGCAGCGGCCATACCGCGATGTGGGCGCTGCTGGGCGTTGGCCTGTTCAACTCCATCATGTTCCCCACCATCTTCTCGATGGCGCTGAACAAACTGGGGCCGTTGACGGGGCAGGGCTCCGGCTTGCTGTGCATGGCCATCGTCGGCGGCGCGCTGGTGCCGTTCGCGCAGGGCTTCCTTGCCGATACCGTCAACCTGCAGATCTCGTTCGTTGTGCCTGCGGCGTGCTACGTCTTCGTGCTGTACTTCGGTTTGAAGTACGCCGGCATGTATGCGGATGGCGGGGCCGACAAACCGGCCGCGCGGGCCGGGCACTAG
- a CDS encoding LacI family DNA-binding transcriptional regulator: MATIKDVARLAGVGLGTASRVVSGRGSVSKATLEKVQKAIVELDFRPSHAARSLLSGSSQMIGVYIPYLSGTFYTPILQSIYTALRASGLNMVVAFGVGDGNERQQAIDGVNFLIERGSDGLLVMSNSLEDEDFAALGPFQSRVAVINHRYAGIAEQCFTVDHKAGGRLAARTLLDKKHRKIAVIAGRASAPDNQERLAGFMAELDEAGIDSGKLWVDDGNFTPEGGWACAERLLASGREFTAVFCANDEMAVGALSFFQQAGIAVPEQVSVLGYDDTHSAAFTAPRLTSVHIPWSEMTLNGLNYLLNRCYETDRPVKRKYKLHVTERASLAKAPARKSTK; the protein is encoded by the coding sequence GTGGCAACAATCAAAGACGTCGCCCGGCTGGCGGGCGTGGGGCTGGGCACCGCCTCGCGTGTGGTCAGCGGCAGGGGATCGGTGTCCAAGGCGACGCTCGAGAAGGTGCAAAAGGCCATCGTGGAGCTGGATTTCAGGCCCTCGCACGCGGCGCGTTCGCTGCTGTCGGGCAGCTCGCAGATGATCGGCGTCTACATCCCGTATTTGAGCGGGACGTTTTACACGCCGATCCTGCAGTCGATTTACACGGCGCTGCGGGCGTCCGGGTTGAACATGGTGGTCGCCTTCGGCGTCGGCGACGGCAACGAGCGGCAGCAGGCGATCGACGGCGTGAATTTCCTGATCGAGCGCGGAAGCGACGGTTTGCTCGTCATGAGCAATTCGCTGGAGGACGAGGACTTCGCGGCGCTCGGACCGTTCCAGTCGCGGGTGGCGGTGATCAATCACCGCTACGCCGGTATCGCCGAGCAGTGCTTCACGGTCGACCACAAGGCCGGCGGACGGCTGGCGGCGCGCACGCTGCTGGACAAGAAGCACCGCAAGATCGCCGTCATCGCCGGACGCGCCAGCGCGCCGGATAACCAGGAGCGCCTGGCCGGTTTCATGGCGGAGCTGGACGAGGCGGGCATCGACAGCGGCAAACTATGGGTAGACGACGGTAACTTCACGCCTGAAGGAGGATGGGCATGCGCCGAGCGGCTGCTGGCGTCGGGTCGGGAGTTCACTGCCGTCTTCTGCGCGAACGATGAAATGGCGGTCGGCGCTTTGTCGTTCTTCCAGCAGGCGGGTATCGCCGTGCCGGAGCAGGTGTCGGTGCTGGGTTACGACGACACGCACAGCGCGGCGTTCACTGCCCCGCGCCTGACCAGCGTCCATATACCGTGGAGCGAGATGACCTTGAATGGCTTGAACTACCTGCTGAACCGGTGCTACGAAACGGACCGGCCGGTCAAGCGCAAATACAAGCTGCACGTGACGGAGCGCGCCTCGCTGGCAAAGGCCCCTGCACGCAAAAGCACGAAATAA